A region from the Lentimonas sp. CC4 genome encodes:
- the tmk gene encoding dTMP kinase: MAGLFVTFEGTEGCGKSTQIKALSDRLQRQGQRVLQTREPGGTPLGEAVRNLLQHDKAGEGMSPEAELLLFTASRAQLTRERILPAIAQGEIVLCDRFMDSTTVYQGVARQIDTEAVATINRFAVGEARPDLTILIDLSPEVGMARVRTRGDGQLDRMEQEAIEFFQAVRAGYLKLAESEPERFIVLDGNDSVEELEQQIWAAVQARLA; encoded by the coding sequence ATGGCTGGACTTTTTGTCACATTCGAGGGCACTGAGGGCTGCGGAAAATCAACGCAAATCAAAGCCCTCTCGGATCGTCTCCAACGCCAAGGCCAACGGGTATTGCAAACACGTGAGCCCGGCGGCACTCCGCTAGGTGAAGCCGTGCGCAACCTGCTGCAACACGACAAGGCCGGCGAAGGCATGTCCCCCGAAGCTGAACTGCTCCTCTTCACAGCGAGTCGCGCACAGCTGACACGTGAACGTATCCTGCCCGCCATCGCCCAAGGCGAGATCGTGCTCTGCGACCGGTTCATGGACTCCACCACGGTCTATCAAGGCGTCGCTCGACAGATCGATACCGAGGCCGTCGCCACCATCAACCGATTTGCCGTCGGCGAAGCGCGCCCAGATCTAACGATTCTGATCGACCTCTCCCCCGAGGTCGGCATGGCACGTGTGCGCACCCGCGGCGATGGCCAGCTGGACCGCATGGAACAAGAAGCCATCGAATTCTTCCAAGCCGTGCGCGCAGGCTATCTCAAACTCGCAGAGTCTGAACCTGAGCGCTTCATCGTGCTGGATGGCAATGACTCAGTCGAAGAGCTAGAGCAACAGATTTGGGCTGCAGTGCAGGCGCGGTTGGCGTAA
- a CDS encoding RNA-binding protein, translated as MSVRLYIGNLSFDATGDDLREIFSNCGAVEEAIIVTRPGGGRPRGFGFVTMEDSEGADEAIRQLDGQEFAGRKLTVNVAKEREQSDTKREED; from the coding sequence ATGTCTGTTCGTCTTTATATAGGAAATCTTTCTTTCGATGCCACCGGTGATGATCTTCGTGAGATCTTCTCAAACTGCGGCGCCGTGGAAGAAGCGATCATCGTAACTCGCCCAGGGGGCGGTCGTCCTCGTGGTTTCGGTTTTGTGACAATGGAAGACTCTGAAGGCGCGGACGAAGCGATTCGCCAGTTGGACGGTCAGGAGTTTGCTGGTCGTAAGTTGACGGTGAACGTCGCTAAAGAGCGCGAGCAGTCAGACACAAAGCGCGAAGAAGATTAG
- a CDS encoding ABC transporter ATP-binding protein, translated as MSTTKPKKQNTILRVSAYLFRYKRLFWLTIGLAAGMTVMEIAVPYAIKVILDDIATTGAMSGLLWGVGIIACLYIGSEIFNSLRIRVNNTLEQQVLLEMRRDLHTKLLRLPVSFYDQRKSGEISSRVIEDVAAVERALLDGTEQGTGAILRIVGITAVLFVMQPALAWCVFLPVPLLLICGILYSKRSRLVWKGVRESSADLNSLLVEDIQGNRLIQTFGLQKRESARFEQRAEDLKSKTLKAMYRWSIYNPATTLATKLGFLSIVAFGGYLVLQDTSGFTMGKLLAFFLYANMLYQPISQLHGLNHLIAAGRASGERVFEVLDAAVDVDEPTEPHPLPNAPIEVAFENVQFEYPGRPAVLSALNLTLEANKVTALVGHTGAGKSTVANLAMRTYDVTQGTVKLTGEDIRNISLSELHDKVGHVAQDPFLFEGTVRDNLLLAKSDATEAQIAHALEQACAREFVDALPEGLDTNIGEKGIRLSQGEKQRLTIARVLLKNPPFVILDEATASVDTITERKIQLALDHLVEERTVLVIAHRLSTVRRADKIVVLEAGQIIESGSHEELLAQDGHYAKLWHHQSDLIPEHS; from the coding sequence GTGAGCACCACTAAGCCAAAAAAACAAAACACGATCCTTAGGGTCTCTGCCTATCTATTCCGCTACAAACGCCTATTCTGGCTCACGATCGGACTCGCAGCAGGCATGACCGTAATGGAAATTGCCGTGCCCTACGCGATCAAAGTCATCCTAGACGACATCGCCACCACCGGCGCAATGTCCGGACTCCTGTGGGGCGTCGGCATCATCGCCTGCCTCTATATTGGCAGTGAAATCTTCAACAGCCTGCGCATTCGCGTCAACAATACCCTCGAGCAACAAGTGCTACTCGAGATGCGGCGCGATCTGCACACCAAGCTACTGCGCCTGCCTGTATCATTCTACGATCAGCGTAAAAGCGGAGAAATCTCTTCCCGTGTAATCGAAGACGTCGCCGCAGTCGAACGCGCACTCCTCGACGGCACCGAGCAAGGCACCGGCGCCATTCTACGAATCGTCGGCATCACCGCCGTGCTATTTGTGATGCAGCCTGCCCTCGCATGGTGCGTCTTCCTGCCCGTGCCACTCCTGCTGATCTGCGGCATTCTTTACTCCAAACGCTCCCGTCTCGTATGGAAAGGCGTGCGCGAAAGCTCAGCCGACTTAAATAGCCTCCTCGTCGAAGACATCCAAGGCAACCGCCTCATCCAGACCTTCGGCCTCCAAAAGCGCGAATCCGCCCGTTTCGAGCAACGCGCCGAAGACCTCAAGTCTAAGACGCTTAAGGCCATGTATCGCTGGTCGATTTACAACCCGGCCACGACCCTCGCCACCAAACTCGGCTTCCTTAGCATTGTCGCCTTCGGTGGCTACCTCGTGCTGCAAGACACCAGCGGCTTCACCATGGGTAAACTACTCGCGTTCTTCCTCTACGCCAACATGCTCTACCAGCCGATCTCACAATTGCACGGACTGAACCACCTAATCGCCGCAGGCCGCGCCTCTGGGGAGCGCGTGTTCGAAGTGCTCGACGCTGCTGTCGATGTGGATGAACCGACCGAACCACACCCGCTACCAAATGCACCGATCGAAGTCGCTTTCGAAAATGTGCAATTCGAATACCCCGGACGCCCCGCAGTGCTCAGCGCCCTAAATCTCACACTCGAAGCGAACAAGGTCACCGCACTCGTCGGCCATACTGGAGCAGGTAAGTCCACTGTCGCCAACCTCGCGATGCGCACCTACGACGTCACTCAAGGCACCGTCAAACTCACAGGCGAAGACATCCGCAACATCTCACTCTCCGAGCTGCACGACAAAGTCGGCCATGTCGCTCAAGACCCCTTCCTCTTCGAAGGCACCGTGCGCGACAACCTCCTACTCGCCAAATCCGACGCCACCGAAGCACAGATCGCCCACGCACTGGAGCAAGCCTGCGCGCGCGAATTCGTCGACGCACTACCCGAAGGGCTCGACACCAATATCGGCGAGAAAGGCATCCGCCTGAGCCAGGGCGAGAAGCAACGCCTGACCATTGCACGCGTGCTACTCAAGAATCCACCCTTCGTCATTCTCGACGAAGCCACCGCCAGCGTCGACACCATCACCGAGCGAAAAATCCAGCTCGCACTCGACCATTTAGTAGAAGAACGCACCGTGCTCGTGATCGCGCACCGCCTGTCTACCGTGCGCCGTGCAGATAAAATTGTCGTCCTCGAGGCTGGCCAAATCATCGAATCCGGCTCTCACGAAGAACTGCTCGCTCAAGACGGCCACTATGCCAAACTATGGCACCACCAAAGCGACCTGATCCCGGAGCACAGCTAA
- a CDS encoding HPr family phosphocarrier protein, which yields MTTQETSDSNETLSKELVVQNKMGIHARPAAMIVRIANTYSGEVWVDKDDEQVNGKSIMGLMMLAAGKGSKLTIRTEGPVDTAEKMLLDLEDLFARRFEEA from the coding sequence ATGACCACACAAGAAACCAGCGATTCCAACGAAACACTTAGCAAAGAACTAGTCGTTCAGAACAAGATGGGCATTCACGCCCGTCCTGCAGCGATGATCGTGCGCATTGCCAACACCTACTCCGGTGAGGTATGGGTCGATAAAGATGATGAACAAGTGAACGGAAAAAGCATCATGGGTCTCATGATGCTCGCAGCCGGCAAAGGTTCGAAACTGACAATACGCACCGAAGGCCCCGTCGATACAGCAGAGAAAATGCTCCTCGACCTCGAAGACCTCTTTGCTCGACGCTTCGAAGAAGCATAG
- a CDS encoding TetR family transcriptional regulator: MPTLSEPPKADKTRCDIMRAAEQLFAEKGFRAMTLRDVTREAQVNLAAVNYHFGSKQKLMLAVIRNRFEPINVERLKQLDALIAEHAPESVPVHAIFDALFRPLFESASSETGVDYGLMQMIGRAITEPADFISTIHKELFTELSLRFMLELKRSCPHISTTAHHYRFFFAISTMIGAIVEQVRLENLSEGILDPTDFDTLVEELITFTVAGYIQGNPKP, translated from the coding sequence ATGCCCACACTTTCCGAACCACCCAAGGCAGACAAAACCCGCTGCGACATAATGCGCGCTGCCGAACAGCTATTCGCGGAAAAAGGCTTCCGTGCGATGACATTACGCGACGTCACCCGCGAAGCACAGGTCAACCTCGCAGCCGTCAACTACCACTTCGGCTCCAAACAGAAACTCATGCTAGCGGTGATACGCAATCGCTTTGAGCCGATCAACGTTGAACGACTGAAACAACTCGACGCCCTCATCGCAGAGCATGCCCCCGAATCAGTGCCAGTGCATGCGATCTTCGACGCACTCTTCCGCCCACTCTTTGAAAGCGCCAGCAGCGAAACCGGAGTCGACTATGGCCTCATGCAAATGATTGGTCGCGCCATCACCGAGCCAGCAGATTTCATCAGCACCATACATAAAGAACTCTTCACCGAGCTCTCACTGCGCTTCATGTTAGAACTCAAGCGCAGCTGCCCCCACATTTCAACGACCGCTCACCACTATCGCTTCTTCTTTGCCATCAGCACCATGATCGGGGCGATTGTCGAACAAGTCCGACTCGAAAACCTCTCCGAAGGCATACTCGACCCCACCGACTTCGACACCCTCGTCGAAGAGCTAATCACTTTCACCGTCGCAGGCTACATTCAAGGGAACCCCAAGCCATAA
- a CDS encoding tetratricopeptide repeat protein — MQPLRTLLILISMIGCTTHLAAEAKHSDLDTQRLLDISKREQKIYQQLAADPEFYSADDLERHVNDLIVSYSSYLMENPNDVSALVLYGKLLRRVGKNDEAFKAFLTADALDPSIAVVKQQIGNHLAETGKGKAALTFYLNAIELDPDVPAYHYALGEILYTFRDQFLEEAIFTSDAIDREMIKAFQKTVSLEPDNFDSQMRLGEAYYDLASPNWKAALLHWEKLRKTISEDDTLRAQIVDLHRTRVLGKLGRTTEAKALAETIVQPGLQQSKQQILAELSKF, encoded by the coding sequence ATGCAGCCACTTCGCACACTCCTCATCCTCATCAGCATGATCGGATGCACCACACACCTTGCCGCGGAAGCAAAACACTCCGACCTCGACACCCAGCGTCTACTCGACATCAGCAAGCGTGAACAGAAAATCTACCAACAACTCGCCGCCGATCCCGAATTCTATTCCGCAGACGATTTAGAGCGCCATGTCAACGACCTCATCGTCTCCTACAGCAGCTACCTCATGGAGAATCCCAACGACGTTAGCGCACTTGTTCTTTACGGAAAGCTACTGCGCCGCGTCGGCAAGAACGACGAAGCCTTTAAAGCCTTTCTAACAGCCGACGCACTCGATCCAAGCATCGCCGTCGTGAAACAGCAGATCGGTAATCACTTGGCTGAAACTGGCAAAGGCAAAGCTGCCCTAACCTTCTACCTCAACGCCATCGAGCTCGATCCCGATGTGCCCGCCTACCACTACGCACTCGGCGAGATCCTCTACACCTTTCGCGATCAATTCCTCGAAGAAGCCATCTTCACCAGCGACGCCATCGACCGCGAAATGATCAAAGCCTTTCAAAAAACCGTGAGTCTAGAGCCAGATAACTTCGACTCACAGATGCGACTCGGCGAAGCCTACTACGACCTCGCTAGTCCCAACTGGAAAGCTGCACTCCTGCATTGGGAAAAACTCCGTAAAACCATCTCCGAAGACGATACACTACGCGCCCAAATCGTCGACCTCCACAGGACGCGTGTCCTCGGCAAACTAGGCCGCACCACCGAAGCCAAAGCGCTCGCGGAGACCATTGTGCAACCAGGCTTACAGCAATCGAAGCAACAAATCCTCGCTGAGCTCTCGAAGTTTTAA
- a CDS encoding porin, whose amino-acid sequence MKLQRLITLLALCSAAFVATLPAQEAPQALPSQAEMWKMIQAQQKQIEALSAMVQANQTEVSTARTELVSAKNEAANAKAEASNAVAQLKQTQQQIEATSLAVEEMGDSAFNMPAWYTNTSVGGYGELHANFNNGADNEIDFHRFVLFFNHEYNDWISLFTEFELEHSLAGDGQNGEVELEQAFIRMAWTQEFNTDAGVFLMPVGILNETHEPNTFYGVERNRIESNILPSTWWEGGVKGTYRTESGFAFDGTISSGLDVPTTGNSAYRIRSGRQKVSEATNDEVAIAGRVKYTGIAGLELAASVFYQDDLAQTSKDDFSGLLTTTHAVYQHGGFALRALYSRWDLSGDIDNSDAEEQYGYYIEPSYRWSVSEKYGDVGVYARYSNYEFYRWGDIQENEIYEVGINYWPTDNVVFKADYQYTGDADEFQRADAGDNDIDSIFNLGVGYQF is encoded by the coding sequence ATGAAACTACAACGACTAATCACCCTCCTCGCACTCTGCAGCGCGGCTTTCGTAGCCACGCTCCCAGCGCAAGAGGCACCGCAGGCACTCCCCTCTCAAGCCGAGATGTGGAAAATGATCCAGGCACAACAGAAACAAATCGAAGCACTCTCAGCGATGGTGCAAGCGAACCAAACCGAAGTTTCCACGGCTCGCACGGAACTTGTGTCTGCTAAAAACGAAGCTGCAAATGCCAAGGCCGAAGCAAGCAATGCAGTCGCTCAGCTGAAGCAAACTCAGCAGCAAATCGAAGCGACTTCGCTTGCAGTTGAAGAAATGGGCGACAGCGCCTTCAACATGCCTGCATGGTATACTAACACCTCAGTCGGTGGTTATGGTGAGTTGCACGCGAACTTCAACAACGGCGCGGACAACGAAATCGACTTTCACCGCTTCGTGCTGTTCTTCAATCACGAATACAACGACTGGATCTCGCTCTTCACTGAATTCGAACTCGAGCACAGTCTTGCAGGCGATGGCCAAAACGGTGAAGTCGAACTGGAACAAGCGTTCATCCGTATGGCTTGGACACAAGAGTTCAATACTGACGCCGGTGTCTTCCTGATGCCTGTCGGTATCCTCAACGAAACACACGAGCCTAACACTTTCTATGGTGTCGAGCGTAACCGTATCGAGTCGAACATCCTGCCAAGCACATGGTGGGAAGGTGGCGTTAAAGGCACCTATCGAACTGAAAGCGGCTTTGCATTCGACGGCACAATTAGCTCTGGCCTCGATGTGCCTACCACAGGCAACAGCGCATACCGCATTCGCAGCGGCCGCCAAAAAGTATCTGAGGCCACCAACGACGAAGTTGCCATTGCTGGTCGTGTCAAATACACAGGTATTGCAGGCCTAGAGCTCGCAGCATCGGTCTTCTATCAAGATGACCTTGCCCAGACATCCAAAGACGATTTCTCAGGACTACTGACAACCACGCACGCGGTTTACCAACACGGCGGTTTCGCACTCCGTGCACTTTATTCCCGTTGGGATCTTAGCGGTGACATCGACAACTCTGACGCAGAGGAGCAATACGGTTACTACATCGAGCCATCCTACCGCTGGTCTGTCAGCGAAAAATACGGCGACGTTGGCGTCTATGCGCGCTATAGCAACTATGAGTTCTACCGCTGGGGCGATATCCAGGAAAATGAGATCTACGAAGTGGGTATCAACTACTGGCCAACTGACAATGTCGTGTTTAAGGCAGACTATCAGTATACAGGCGATGCCGACGAATTCCAACGCGCAGACGCTGGCGACAACGACATCGACAGCATCTTCAACCTAGGTGTTGGCTACCAGTTCTAA
- a CDS encoding FMN-binding protein, with translation MPSRTFIPLIALYCLLFGSTQLCALEEVYLEPEVFISQSFDGEPEQKVLWLTKDTKASIKQVLGRDYSGMRIRYWQQGGRTAWILDELGKVKPITTGFVVENNQLVSMQVLIYRETHGWEVRYPFFTDQFKGLELGDKNRLNKKIDGISGATLSVNALTRLSKLALHLHKEAAQQ, from the coding sequence ATGCCCTCACGCACTTTCATACCACTCATTGCACTTTACTGCCTACTATTTGGCAGCACGCAGCTATGTGCGCTCGAAGAGGTGTATCTGGAGCCAGAAGTATTCATCAGCCAAAGTTTTGACGGCGAACCGGAGCAAAAGGTGCTCTGGTTGACAAAGGACACCAAGGCTTCGATCAAGCAAGTGCTCGGCCGCGACTACAGCGGCATGCGTATACGCTACTGGCAACAGGGCGGACGCACTGCATGGATTCTGGATGAGCTAGGCAAAGTCAAACCAATCACGACCGGGTTTGTGGTCGAGAACAATCAACTGGTATCCATGCAGGTGCTCATCTACCGTGAAACACACGGTTGGGAAGTGCGCTACCCGTTCTTCACCGACCAATTTAAAGGTCTCGAGCTAGGCGATAAAAACCGCCTAAATAAAAAAATCGACGGCATCAGCGGCGCGACACTCTCTGTCAACGCCCTCACTCGACTTTCTAAACTAGCGCTGCACCTACACAAGGAGGCCGCCCAACAATGA
- a CDS encoding PepSY domain-containing protein has protein sequence MSLQLPRKRTILAWHRWLGIASALFLLSLSITGLALNHTEFLKLDQVQIKSSVILNRYGMASGESIDAYRIHQSDTLAHLNGQLFYNNAPLASASRPLGIIEGDPISVVATETQLIYLTTEGEFIESIDSNQLPYTTLIAVGTTIDGSPLLISAEGNWTPDADWLEFDRYQASYNVEPLETITLDEANANTLLDAFQGGGVSLYRVLLDLHSGRLFGWAGRTLMDLSAIAIIILITSGIGGWLRKSRRPKTPPIS, from the coding sequence ATGAGCCTGCAATTGCCACGTAAACGCACGATCCTCGCATGGCACCGCTGGCTGGGAATCGCATCTGCACTCTTCTTGCTGAGTCTATCCATCACCGGACTCGCGCTCAACCACACCGAATTTCTAAAGCTCGATCAGGTTCAGATCAAAAGCAGCGTCATCCTCAACCGCTATGGCATGGCCAGCGGCGAATCCATCGATGCGTATCGTATCCATCAATCCGATACACTGGCACATCTCAACGGCCAACTCTTCTACAACAACGCACCACTCGCCAGCGCAAGCCGACCACTGGGCATCATCGAAGGCGATCCGATCTCTGTCGTCGCGACAGAGACACAGCTCATCTACCTGACAACTGAGGGCGAATTCATCGAATCCATCGATAGCAATCAGCTCCCCTACACGACATTGATCGCCGTCGGCACCACCATCGACGGAAGCCCCCTACTCATTAGCGCCGAAGGTAATTGGACGCCCGATGCCGACTGGCTTGAATTCGACCGATACCAGGCAAGCTACAACGTCGAACCGCTCGAAACCATCACACTCGACGAAGCCAATGCCAACACCCTCCTCGATGCGTTTCAAGGCGGCGGCGTCTCGCTCTACCGCGTGCTACTCGACCTGCACTCAGGCCGCCTCTTCGGCTGGGCTGGACGCACACTGATGGATCTCTCCGCGATCGCGATCATCATTCTCATCACCTCAGGAATCGGCGGTTGGTTACGCAAATCACGCCGCCCCAAAACACCGCCGATCTCCTAA
- a CDS encoding FAD:protein FMN transferase produces MQRRRFIKILATSAAGMSLGNIASALPTLQAVRWSGYTLGAEGSFTLYAKDRSSAQNVLKHCFAEIRRLESLFSLYDPTSELCRLNRDGQLNTPSPEWQPLLAAIDQAYALSNGLFDPTVQPLWQTYATHFKHSPETTAAPHPHEIAAALKRTGWQHIEHDTKTIRFNHPGMQLTLNGIAQGYITDHISDILKNAGYQHVLIELGETRAIGSHPEQRPWSIGIKDAHYPSELHDVAELDNQALATSGSYGSPFSKDGHYHHLIHPQTGLPATRWKSLSVIAPTATQADALSTGLSFASAKEIETIQSKHSELRVLKQS; encoded by the coding sequence ATGCAACGCCGACGCTTCATCAAAATCCTAGCGACTAGTGCCGCAGGCATGAGCCTAGGAAACATCGCATCTGCTCTGCCCACACTCCAAGCGGTTCGCTGGAGCGGCTACACGCTTGGCGCCGAAGGCAGCTTCACGCTCTACGCCAAGGATCGCTCAAGCGCTCAAAACGTCCTTAAGCATTGCTTCGCAGAAATACGCCGCCTCGAATCGTTGTTCAGTCTCTACGATCCGACTTCAGAGCTTTGCCGTCTCAATCGCGACGGACAACTCAACACCCCCTCCCCCGAATGGCAACCGCTCTTAGCCGCGATCGATCAAGCCTACGCACTGAGCAATGGATTGTTCGACCCCACTGTGCAACCGCTCTGGCAGACCTACGCAACGCACTTTAAGCACTCCCCCGAAACCACAGCAGCGCCGCACCCGCACGAGATTGCCGCGGCACTCAAGCGCACCGGATGGCAGCATATCGAGCACGACACGAAAACGATTCGTTTCAATCACCCAGGTATGCAGCTCACCCTCAACGGGATTGCCCAAGGTTACATCACCGATCACATCAGCGATATTCTTAAAAACGCAGGCTATCAACACGTGTTAATCGAACTCGGCGAGACCCGAGCCATCGGCTCACACCCTGAGCAACGCCCGTGGAGTATCGGCATCAAAGATGCACACTATCCCAGCGAACTCCACGACGTAGCCGAACTCGACAATCAAGCCCTCGCCACCAGCGGCAGCTATGGCAGCCCATTCTCTAAAGACGGCCACTACCACCATTTAATTCACCCACAAACAGGACTCCCTGCGACACGCTGGAAGAGCCTCAGCGTGATCGCGCCCACGGCCACACAAGCCGACGCACTCTCTACCGGCTTATCCTTTGCGAGCGCCAAAGAGATTGAAACCATTCAGAGTAAGCACTCCGAGCTACGCGTGCTCAAACAGAGCTAG
- a CDS encoding endo-1,4-beta-xylanase has translation MIIFKRLISLCLLFPVSLLAEEFELPVAEGAPLREIVAQYYPRGNVYVGGTTGWKKRSRTSGLLAREFSYITPENDFKQPGIHPMPDRWNWKIADAWVEYAAEHGQLIRMHGPIGPQASKWTLEDDRTPAELEQNLTEFMTALCQRYDGHPQVRWMDVVNETVEPKTGEWFGPKPGTDKWENPWTILGFDETVPMRPPQYIKMAFEIANEHAPNTKLIINQHGKMESGAWGKVCGLVYYLREQGLRVDGIGWQAHVDVGWEKEPGNLERLEKLIAWAHANELSFHVTENNVWLKKKKDYEAQAETFGAILRVLLSKRHSGVVTWNVWNLSDADAYVKREAYDGSIFDREYAPKPAYYTLQRELLQAAQE, from the coding sequence ATGATTATATTTAAGCGTCTGATTTCTCTTTGTTTGTTATTTCCAGTTTCGTTGTTGGCGGAGGAGTTTGAACTCCCCGTCGCTGAGGGGGCGCCGCTTCGCGAGATCGTGGCTCAGTATTATCCCAGAGGGAATGTGTATGTCGGCGGCACCACAGGCTGGAAGAAGCGGTCACGCACGTCGGGGTTGTTAGCTCGTGAGTTTAGTTACATCACCCCGGAGAATGATTTTAAGCAGCCCGGAATTCATCCGATGCCAGATCGCTGGAATTGGAAGATCGCAGATGCGTGGGTGGAGTATGCGGCCGAGCATGGTCAGTTGATTCGTATGCATGGGCCGATCGGTCCGCAGGCTTCGAAGTGGACATTGGAAGATGATCGCACACCAGCAGAGTTGGAGCAGAACTTGACCGAATTTATGACTGCGCTTTGTCAACGCTACGATGGGCATCCGCAAGTGCGCTGGATGGATGTGGTGAATGAGACGGTCGAGCCTAAAACAGGCGAGTGGTTTGGTCCGAAGCCTGGCACTGATAAGTGGGAGAACCCTTGGACGATCTTAGGCTTCGATGAGACTGTGCCAATGCGTCCTCCGCAGTATATTAAGATGGCGTTTGAGATCGCCAACGAACATGCGCCCAATACGAAGCTGATCATTAATCAGCACGGCAAGATGGAGAGCGGTGCATGGGGTAAAGTATGTGGGCTCGTGTATTATTTGAGAGAACAAGGTCTGCGCGTCGATGGTATCGGCTGGCAGGCGCATGTGGATGTGGGCTGGGAGAAAGAGCCAGGGAACTTGGAGCGTTTGGAGAAGTTGATTGCATGGGCGCATGCCAATGAACTCTCATTTCATGTTACGGAGAATAACGTGTGGCTTAAAAAGAAGAAAGACTACGAGGCGCAAGCCGAGACCTTTGGTGCGATACTGCGAGTGCTATTGTCGAAGCGCCATTCGGGTGTTGTCACCTGGAATGTTTGGAACCTTAGCGATGCAGATGCGTATGTGAAACGTGAAGCCTATGATGGTAGTATCTTCGATCGCGAGTATGCACCGAAGCCCGCGTATTATACGCTGCAGCGAGAGTTGCTGCAGGCTGCGCAAGAGTAG